The Juglans regia cultivar Chandler chromosome 11, Walnut 2.0, whole genome shotgun sequence genome contains the following window.
GAAGACCTATTAGTTGATTTAAGTGAAAATATATATCCTTGTGTCACTAACAAGTTCTGGAAATCATGATATTAGTCTTTCATAATGTTCAAGATGCAGAATGGGTTCTAAGTAATAGTTTTCTTTATTGGAATAATTTTTTGGTGCTGTTTATCACTCCAATTCATTAATTTTGACTAAATgttgttcatttatttttaattcttatttcttttgttcttttattcccAGGTCTCAAAGTTGGGGTTTGGATGTATGGGCCTAACTGGAGCCTATAATTCTCCTCTCTCTGATGAGGATGGAATCTCAGTAATAAAGCATGCTTTCAGTAAGGGAATCACTTTCTTTGATACTGCCGACGTTTATGGGCCTCATACTAATGAAATTCTTCTTGGGAAGGTGTTTATTACCAACTTTTACTTTTACTCTCTCAagaagttggatttttttagtagtAAACAGAGAATAAATTTGTGGTTTTTTATGTTGTTCTGTTGTCAGCAAATTGATTGTTAACATTTGAGGAACGCAATACAACTTTGTGACATTaactgaaaaaattatatatcctCCAGGCCTTGAAGCAGTTGCCAAGAGAGAAAATTCAAATTGCCACCAAATTTGGCATCCAAAGACCGGTATTTTCTCGTATGGTTGTGAATGGTAGTCCAGAATATGTTCGCTCATGCTGTGAGGCAAGCTTGAAGCGCCTTGATGTGGAATATATTGATCTGTATTATCAGCACAGGGTAGACACAAAAGTACCTATAGAAGAAACCGTAAGTGAATTTTTCTCTGTTTCAGCTAGATGTCTGTAATGGGTGGTTTTgcttcttattttttgttttgcagtTTGAACCCGTCAAGTATATTGGTCTATCTGAAGCCAGTAGGTGGCAAAACTCATTTGGTGCATCTTATTGGTTTGTAGATTGGTGAACTTAAGAAGCTGGTAGAAGAGGGAAAAGTCAAGTATATTGGTCTATCTGAAGCCAGCCCAGACACAATAAGGAGGGCACATGCTATCCATCCAATCACAGCTGTACAAATGGAGTGGTCTCTCTGGACTCGTGATCTCGAGGAAGAGATAATTCCACTTTGCAGGTTTGATCAATTTATAGCCCACGTATTTACAAAAGTTTGTCTCATGTGTGCTTTCACTTGAAAGAAACCTTCAATGAATTCCTTACCGACGTGTTTATCCATGCTTGATATGAGAAATCCCATCTCGTTCTACTTACTTGTTCAGTAGCTATTGTCTGTTAAAGTTCTGATTTGGACATTAGattgtttgtattttaaatGTGTTCTGTATCCTTTGGTTTCTGatggggtgtgtgtgtgtgagagagagagagagattattgcTTGTATTGAAGGTGTGTTTGTGtatattttgtatttcaatatattataatCATCTTATCTAGAATTAGAACAATACTTTTGTGCATGCAGGGAACTTGGAATTGGAATAGTTCCATACAGTCCTCTTGGTCTTGGTTTTTTCGCTGGCAAGGGAGTTGTTGAAACTGTTGCCACAAATAGCAACTTGGTATCAATTTCCCCACTATTTTGCCCctccattttttaattttcaatgaaTAATAATTGCCAGCATAATTCTTCTTGCAAGTATGATATTCTTCTTTCAGCGGTGCTTTACTCTTCAAAGTTGATTTGAACACAATTTATGCATATAAAAATGTCCATTCAGTTGCCTTTAGAAGCACATCATTCTATCTGGTATTACGTATTTTTCTTAAGTTACATTTCTTTCTTAAGAGAATTTCTTCCTCAAACAACTTTTCATGTAAAtgcattgtttttttcttttcttatcgTCAAGTTGTTATGATTCATTTACCAATATTCTGCACTTTATTTGAAGAACCCTCTTACTTGAGGATTTCAGGACTTTTGCCTTTGGGCAAAAATGttaccataaataataaaatttctcaactgAATCCAGTTCTTTTTGGTTTAAGGTCAATCATCCTCGGTTCCAAGGTGAGAATTTGGATAAGAACAAGACCATATATACTCGAATAGAAAGCCTGGCTAGAAAGCATGAATGCACTCCTGCCCAGCTAGCACTAGCATGGGTTCTTGAGCAAGGGGACGATGTTGTACCTATACCTGGTAAGTGACTTTCACCTTTTAGCCCTAATTAGTTAAACTGATCTAAAATTCGTTTGGTTCGATGTTTTGCTTACAAACTTGGTGGGagaagagagacagagaaaaaCAAATGCCTGAAGTTCTGTCCAATGCTATTAATACTGTTTCCTTTCCTAgtgtctttttcctttttcctttcttaagCCGCTCAAATCCAAGTCCTCCTCCATTACCCTTTCCATCAATTTTGTAAACAGAAAATTTAATTCACAGTTATACCCTAGTAGTTTCCTTGATTCTCACTTGTGATAGAGGAATACCCTCATAGTTCCTCTCCTCTCTATCCGTTATATGTTCTAATGGTATTAGATTCCGTTTTCGTCGAGTGTGTTGGAAAATGTTACAAGAAGGAATAGCATGAAAGAGAGTAAAAATTTATGCCAAAGCCATGCATTGATGAATTCCATAGTTAGGATGAAGAATTCCTTTATCTCCCAGGTGAAATTAAATTTGCTTTTTACAATTTCTGCTTTTATGCAGtatcttcctctctttctcaaataaattacaatactAGGCTATAAGTTTCCAATCATATTCATTtagtacacacacacacagtagCTTCAGATTCCAGAACCCTTTTGAACTGTTTTGCTGGATGAATTATCCGACGTGCCAAATCTCCTCATGGTCCAAGGAGTTTTAATGCAATTTCTGCAGGAATTGTGATACTAAAGCATATATCACCTTTTAAAAGATCAAAGCAAGTTGAGACAATATTACCTGCATTTTCCTCACCTTTCATTGGCCTTGAACTTTTATAGGGACAACCAAGATCAAGAACCTGGATAACAATATTGGCTCTTTGAAGGTGAAACTTACAGGAGAAGCTCTAAAGGAGATATCTGATGCTGTGCCTATCGAAGAGGTAGCTGGTGGTAGAAGCTTTATAAACGCGGATCATTTACAATGGAAGTTTGCCAACACTCCACCAAAGAATTAATACTCTTCTACTCTCTTATCTCTACTTACACTTCAATGTATCATCACTTGGATAATATCTTGTATGTTAATAACTAATTGTGCCTTTCACGAGCCACAATTATCAACATGATTATGTAAACTGTTTGagagtgatattatttttgcttgCTTTGTATCACACGTTATTAGATGTTTGTTCGTCttcactatatatttttttaaagctttatTTTAGGCAAAAACAACACCCAAAACTAAAAGTGACTATCTTTTCCCACATGGTAGCATTATTGGTTCCAGACGCAGGATAGGTTGGTCCTCACATAGCTCAGCCAATTACTTCTCAGGCAAAGTCACCACAAGCAACCCTTCTTCCTCCACATTTCCCACATGATATGAGACATGAACTGATTTTTCATCGTTGTCAAACATTGCTTATATCGATGATGACCTAGCAGGGCTTCCGGCCACCGTGCTAGGGACAATCATGTTTTCCAAGTTAATACAGATCAATTCAAGGCCAAACATCCTAGAGGGTTGTGCTAACTTTCCTTTCTCTATCTATTAAGCTGTCGATCGTAAGGAGTTTAGCTTGCAATATATTTACATACACATTAAATAACATAActcttaaaagataaaataacgCTTGAATTTGGAACGCGCTGCCTAGTCGTGTACTTGGACCTGTGTAGAATCCACCAAGAACCAAAAGTAACAAATAATAACCTAAGCAATGACGAAGAGGGGGTTGGATATGTATATTTTAGGCGTGGCGAGctctcattctcattctcattcttTTGACTgttaccaaacaaaaaaatcttgaaaaggtAATTTCTAGAtgtataaagagattatacaaaacaaatttataaactaatatgattCAACGTCAAATGTTAAATCTAATCTAAATTCCAAGGGTGAAAATAGGCCATCAAGGCCTTGAGGTAACTCTTTTTTCAAGCATATGCCGggcagcattttttttttaatgccaaATCTGAGCAtttcttttaatcaaataaGTTTGCCGGATTGCCCATATCAAAGAGTTATGATATTACTTATCTTTAAGCTTTAATACTCAAAGACACGCACAATTATGTGTTATATTTCAAGTGattttttctatcaaatatttaaatgataatcaAGTAAAACATGTCATATCAAGTGACATATATGACTTATAATGACAAGAATTAATTagcttgaaaaatatatttactcattttagAAAAGGATAGCTCTTACTCATTTTAGAAAAGGATCGCTAAAactcattttagaaaaatatatttaaatgatggcAAAAATGATCGCAAATTGGCCAATGTAAAGGAGCAACATTGGCCAATTTGCGAAAGAACCCCTTTTCTCTAAAACCCTCCCCCTTCTCTCTAAAGTTCCCAAAACCCCAGATCGGTTggaaggggggagggggggagagCTTTGGCTCCTCGCCCCCTGCCCTCCTCTTTTTCTGCtctgtctttttatttttgtgtagtgttttttttgttttacttttgtgtttttaggccgaataagggaggatcgtCGTTCGAGTCTTTCTAGCCATCACATCTCTACATGCGCCCCTCCGGCATGACGCCCAGCCGTCGATCTTCAAAACCTCCAAATCCGGCGTCCATCGGAGTGGAGCATAGTCCGCACGCGCGGGACGAAGTTCCGGACATCGTTGGCGCGTGGTCTTCACGCGCCACCAAGATGCCCTCTCCCGACGCCACACTCGGTTTCTGTGGAACCTCTAACTCCTGGACTTCCAAGTCTGACCATCGGCCCTCCTCCCAGCGTGAACAGTTTCTGCACGAGCCAATGTTGATCATTGTGTATTGTTCatccgtttttattttttgtttatttcttgttgtCTGTTTCAGTGCTTTGTGTTTATCTTGTTTCTGtttttagtattgttttttTGCTGACCGGAGTGAGGTTTGGGCCTTTGGATCGGACGTAATCCGGGGCAAGTGTTTTTCGAGAGTGATGGGTGATGCTACGGCCGGTGATTGTACGGCCAGGCTATTGTGGTCCGCACGAAAGCTGTGTGCTAGTTCCACCAGGGCTGGAGatgacgatgcttgcggtgggcatGTTGTCGGGGGCCTCACCAGtgcttgtggtcttgtagttgtttttgtggttatttgtagttgtttgttggctttagtttttaataaataggaattaggctattggatttgatgtccatagcagtgtctCGTACTCTTCTTCCCTGAGAGGATAGAGAGGGCcattaagttctgtttttacagagcgctttctctgttATAAGAAAGTTTATtaaaagttaagacaatgtctatCACAAAAGAATTTGTGAGTGGGGAAGCTCCAGAGCTGTTgcgttagttggcttatagacTGGATTTTCTATGTATTAgattttcttgtattgataagtcacatttgtaacttcggttctttaatgaaatgagtatgtttctataaaaaaaataagatcgctttttttttttttttttttttttttttttctgaatttcagtctgatccaaaaaaaataaaaaatttatacttcAAATATCATTGAGTTATGTTGCTTCATATAATCACTTTTGCGTACCCTTTGTGTACTTTACTAATGTGattgtttaaaaaaagttattttatattaaaaaaagtgatgcaaccaatcacattagtagagTGCACAAAAAATACGCAAAAATACCTTCACATATATAGGAAATAACGGTATTTAGGTGATTCGGTCCACGCGCGTCTAACCAATTGACTTGACTTGAGCCACGTTGTGAGTTTGTTGAGTGACTTTGAACTGGgcttttgttaattttattggCATGGggtaattggtattcattactattcagcaactttataTTTACAgtccatctcaatttatctcaactcatcttattactattcattactattcaacaactttaactcacaaatctcattactattcacaactcatctcattactattcacaacccatctcaactcatcttcgaattcaaacgacatcttaatttttttttttgatgataaTGACGACGACGAGGAGGGAAATTCTGATTTCAGATTGTAATTAGTTTCTTGGAAtgctaatttttattttattttttatttttatatattcctAGGTCTCAAAGTTGGAATTTGGATGTATGGGCCTGACTGGAGCCTACAATTCTAATCTCTGTGATGAGGATGGAATCTCAATAATAAAGTATGCTTTCAGTAAGGGAATCACTTTCTATGATACAGCTGACGCTTATGGGCCTATAAGGAATGATGATAGAATTCAAACAGCTGTGCTTCAATCAAGCAACACAGCTCAACACAGCACGTGATCCCAGCAAGTCAACTAATGGCTATACTTAGGAAATAGATAAAATATGTCAGCTGTATATAgctgtgtatttaatttatattttctgtatagcattctttctatattttgtacACTTTCCATAGATGGATCAACTTGTATATGCTACTATAAATATGGAATGAAAGCACACTCTCTATCTCAACTCGTGAGATAGTAGTTTCTCAAAaacttctttatggtatcaagagcctataCAGGTTGATAAagaattgtgtttttttttttccctttctatgGATTCCTCTGCATTCTCTGGTTCTTCTACCAACTCAGACCCTTATCCTTACCCAGTATCACAAAATGTCGCCAATTATGTATCTCtcaaattgaattcaaacaattttctgCTTTGGAAAACACAAATGCTAAACATACTCGAAAGTTATGATCTTCAAGGATTCATAACAGGTGATGTTTCAGCACCATCTCAATTTCTTCTAAATGACTCATCTCAGCCTAACCCACTATATCAAAAGTGGCGCAGGTCTGATAGATTGGTTAAAGGCTGGCTTACAGCTACACTTTCTGAAGAAGTGTTAGGCATTGTTGTTGGTCTAAACACAGCTTCAGAAGTGTGGAATGCTCTTGTTCATGCATTTGCAAGAGTATCCTCTGATCGAAGTCTTGCTCTTAAGCACAGACTCACCTCCATCACAAAAGGATCTGATTCCTTAAGTGATTACCTAAGGAGGTTTAAGACCATCTGTGATGAACTTGCTGCTATTGGCAAACCAGTGGCAGAACACAAGAAGTCTTGGTGGCTTCTCAATGGCCTTGGCAAGGAGTTTGAAGTTTTCACAGCAACCATGCTCAGGCCACCAGTTCCAGCATACTCAGAAGTTGTCACCCTCTTGGAGAGCTACACAGACAGGTATAAAATTGATGCTACCCCTTCATCTGTGGCCTTTTATGGACAGAAGTCCTATAAGCAAAAGAAATCCAATGCAAATCCTGGCTCCTTTACATCAAAGGGTCGTGGCTTTGTACAAGGACAGTCCACTGGCTCCAAAACAAAGGCTGAACAAAGTTTTAACAATCACTCTTGTGGCTCCCTTTCCAACTTCAAATCTGCAAACAAAGAAGAAGTTTTCTGCCAGATTTGTAACAAAAGAAATCACACTGCTTTAAGGTGTTTTAATAGGTTTAATCATTCTTTCACAAATGATAGCCTCCCTCAAGGTTTTGCAGCATTCAAAATGGAAGACAACTTTGAAAATTCTACATGGAATCCTGACACTGGTGCTATTGACCATATGACTGCAAATGAAGGTATTCTTCACTCACTGACTCCTTACACAGGTCATGATGGTATAATGGTAGGTAATGGGAAAGTATTACCTATCACACATGTTGGTCAGGCCATGGTTGGCCCCCCTACATCTCCGATTATCTTAAATGATGTTCTTGTAGTACCTGCTATAAAAAAGGACCTATTGTCTGTTAGCAAGTTAACTACTGATTATCCTCTGAAATTTGAGTTTGATGGACATGGTTTTGTGATTAAGGACAGGGTAACACAGAAGATAGTGGCAATAGGAAGGAACCAGAAGGGACTATACACTTTTGATGCTGCCTCAAGTTTTCAAAATAAGGAGAGCTTCTATTCCTCCAGATTTCGATCCACAAATAAAGTTCAATGGCATCAAAGGCTTGGACATCCAAACTCGAGAATTTTAGACTTTCTCTGTAACAAAAAGTTTATTACTCTTGAGTCAAAACAAACTTCCACACAAATTTGTACTTGTTGTCAAATGGGGAAAGCCTCCAAGTTGCCTTTTCTTTCTAGAGACAGCACTGTTAATGTTCCTTTTGCAAAAATCCATTGTGATTTATGGGGACCAGCTCCTACTCCTTCTAGGGAAAAGTATAAATTCTATGCTATTTTTGTTGATGAAGCAACCAAATTTTCATGGCTGATTCCTCTCAAACATAAATCTGATCTCCATTCTGCTTTTGTTCAGTTTCACATGCTTGTACAATGTCAATTTGATGCCAAAATTCGTGTCTTCCAAACTGATGAGGGTGGTGAGTTGAATAACACCACACTCCTTGCATACCTTCAAAGTCATGGCATCCTTCATCAAGCTGCCTGTCCCAAAACACCTGAACAAAATGGAACAACAGAAAGAAAGCATAGAAGTATCACAAACTTAGGTTTGACTATGATGTTTCATGCTAAACTCCCACCTAGGTTCTGGCTAGACTGTTTTTCTACTGctgttttcttgttaaacagATTGCCAACTCCTATGCTTAACATGGACTCTCCATTTTTCAGACTTTATGCTAAACACCCTGATTATAGCATACTTCGAACTCTAGGGTCTAGATGTTTTCCATATCTTGGAGAATACAGGTCCAATAAGCTTGAACCAAAGTCTTTGCCATGTGTCTTTATTGGCTACAGCAACAAACACAAAGGCTACAAATGCCTTTATCCACCAACTGGTCGTATTTTCACCTCAAGACATGTTNNNNNNNNNNNNNNNNNNNNNNNNNNNNNNNNNNNNNNNNNNNNNNNNNNNNNNNNNNNNNNNNNNNNNNNNNNNNNNNNNNNNNNNNNNNNNNNNNNNNTAGCTGGTGCATGTGGGACAAGTGATGCCTTTTTTGATCCATGTAGGACAACTGGCGCATTTTCCGATGCATGTTGGGGCAAGTTGCGCATTTTCTGATGCATGTGGGATGAGTGGCACACTACACTAGGCTAGGCTATAAGGAACACAAAAGTattcttgaaaagaataatcttgTCAAGTGACGTGGCTCCTTGGAAATTCAAAATCCTCTTCACTTTCTTAGGAAATCTAAGAATTTCCTTGTATGGGCACCATGTGTCAAAGCCCCTCCATTGTCTCTCTTTGGGAAATCCAAAAGATCCTTTGCATGAGTGACATGTGGTGTggtatcttgtcaaaattcaaaatcctaaGAGGTTCCTTGGGCATGCTCCCCTGTATGGTCCAGATTCAATGAATCTTTGGGCAAAATGTCAGAAAATAACTTGGGTGGACGTGTGGCTTAGGGATCCAAAAGTCTCTTAGTGTTCCAATGTAAATACTTTAGAGAATCTCACATTTGTCTTCCTTATGCAAAATCTTCTTGGAACTCTTCAGTAAAAACAAGTGGTGTGCATAACTCCTTGGAACTCACAAAAATTTTGTTGGTGTTTGTGTAGTTCATTGGCGTTCCTGAAACCATGTCCCCCCATTTTTCTCATCCATTTTTACATGCAAGTTCAATGTATCTAAATGTGAGGTGTGCATGTGAGATATGTGGCGTGAGAGAAGTGTGTGGTGGCCGAAAAGCTTATCTCTTCGCAAGAAGATCTTCCTTCTACCAAGGTTTTGGATATTGTGTGATTGGTCATTGTGGGTGGCAAAATGCACAAATCCCCTTTGCCCTTGCCTTGCCCTTCACAAGATTCTTCTAGAATTCTCATAGGCGTGTAGGTCATTCTCTTCCCAAGCAAGATTTTGCCCTTTCCCAAGATGAACTCTTCACCTttcatttgcatgcatgacacttggCCAACTCTCCTAGAAACCGAATCCTCCCTtgcttcttccactttttcttctagAAATCCAATACATGTTTGACAAGTGTCATCCTTATTTTTTCCCAAAGTTCCAAATGAGAAGTGCTTTTTcaaaaatgaccaaaaactccTTATTGAAGCGCCATCTCCTTGCCTAGAGGGAAAACTTGGGCTTTCTAAAGCTAAAGTCCTTAATAGGCCGAATTCATATGGgcctcttcttttatttttctcttgtggGCTTTTCAACTTAGAACTCCAAGAtccaatccaacaaaaatataaagtggCCTAAGGAATTCTTCCAACACTTAGCCAATAacccatataaataaataaataatatccacaAGAGTTACGAATGGAATCTTAGCAAAAATCCAGGGTCTCTCATTTCCCCCTTTAAaaaaccttgtcctcaaggttccttttcaataaaaaacttatataaagtGAGGTTGTATATTCTGTGGCACCAATTATAAGTTCAGAAGCTCGGTAAAATTGTGAACACATGTCTAACATGTTAACTTCGCCTTTCACTAGCATTCTTACACTTCCAGAATTGCAAGGCTTAACCTGGGGAGTGAGAGGATCAACCAAAGATTTTGATGCTTCACATTCCTATGGCCAACTCCAATACGCATGTGTATAAGCCAACTTCCAAAAATTCGGGTACAAGTACATGTGCACATTCGGTGAGCTCAATGCCTTTGTCTAGGCTTCTCGCAAATTAAAGAGAGAGCATCATCTAGTATTGATCTGAGGTCAAATGGGACTGCTTCAAGCTCTAACTTGCCAGCCTCATTAATTAATGCTATAAGTGCCTTCCCACAGGCTTGTGTACTTTGAGCATAATCCCTCTAAGTTGAACTCAGCTCTGTATCTAAAAGCAGTGCAAGCATTCCTAGGATGCCATTCATAAGGGTTCTAATTTCATGAGAAATAGTAGCTGGAAACTACGATTTCACATCTGCAGCTTTTGCTCGAACCTTCATCTCTTCTATTTCCTAGGATTCATTTTTGACTTTAACAATGTGAACTCATGCACCATATAAGATATAACCTACTAGTAAACCAATCATGAAGAACAAAAACGCCATGCTGAGTGTTGTCCATGACACAGGTGCCTTCTGATGGTATCTACATATCATTTGATGCTTCTAGAAAAGATCTCCAAAATCAAGCTTGATCTCATGTATTTTCccatttttagaaagaaaaatggctCCTGTCAATGAGCAGAATTGCAAAACTAATTTAAGAGCAGAGAGTGCACTAGGGCAGTCAATCCAATAACCTTCACAAGCAAACTTTGTTTTAAGTGCACATATAAGCTCAGTGGCCACCCTATATGGTCACTTGAATTCAAAACATCACACCACGCGGACCATTTTCTTGACTTAGAGATGACAATTTTGTAACCTCAATTACTGCCCTATTCAATGTAATATTTGATGATGAGGGTGCAGCATCTCGAATTAGCAAGACCGTAGACCAACCTTGGCCATTAGCAGCAAAGGGATTGCAAGATCCATACTCAAGTATAATTAGACCCTCCGCACCATTAGCATCATTGAAACCATCAAACATCCATTCAACAAGCTGAATGTTGGCCATAACAGCACCAGGTCCACCATGAATTCCAAGGCCAAGTTCCATTTTCCCTAGACCCAAACGTTCAGATGTAACCTGTCCAACCAATGTGCAAACATATAGAGTAGAATTCATTGTTCCAACCATTTCTAATCCACATCTTGCTTCAGCATCAAAATCAACACTAACCATCTTGTAAGGATCTTTGTCATCATTTATCACCACAATTAAGATTGAGAACATGACATTATCAAGGTGTAATACTCTCTCGGGCCATTCATCACACATGTTACAAGATACAATGATAGTTAATTGCTGAGGAGTACCCTTACCGATCTCTCCAAATTGTGTAAATAAGTTCTTGAACTCACCTTTTTTCATGGTGGTAGGGATTCCCTCcatcattatatttttccttcctctatcaaaaggcctaaaaataattttaagggGCAAAACATCAAACAACTGAGGagcaaggttcttatctactaaAACTTGCAACCCCATAGaaatttctcatttctcttCACCAAAGATTACATACAGGGTAAAAAGAAACTCATATACCTTGTTGGGAGCTCCAATTCCAATGGAAGAACCTTGACTTCTTTCTGAAATGGTCTTCCCCAAATCAACAATTGCTCCACCACAAATGAAAAGGATATTTTTATCCATCTGAATGTGATCACCACAAAGATTCTTCCAAGCTCCTTTATTCCCAGGTTCTTCACCTAACTTTTGATTGAATGAGGCATCATATATCCTTTTATAATGGTTGTAAACAGCTACAGAAAGTACCTCAAGATGAACTTCATTTGTATAATGGTCGTCCAATATTCTGCGGCCACGATCGAATACATTTTGGATGACGGCAAGTTGCCCTTGGTCACTCAAGTCTCCCACACTTACGGCTTGCACCAGAGGAGTCAAGAAGCCACCTACATTTTGGATGGGCTTCCAAGGAAGATGACAAACCAGACCTGACCCTTTATAGTACGAGAGCACACTATCTTCAACCTACCGTTATTCTTTGGAGATGGGTGGCGTTATGGTGTTCGCAGCAATAAACCCCCACTAGAACTACCTACTGTCACGGCGAGTGGTGAGGAAGTTACAGTTGCCAGTGGCCACGGCCCGAACAGACTGCGAGTCTGGGTATGTAGTGGGGCGAACCCATTTGCCCTTCATTTTTAGAGTAGGCATAAGGTGGTTTGGCGAGCAGCTAAGGCTTGTGTTTTTAGGGATGGTGGGGTCTCTGATATGTGACTGTGTTGAAGATGGAGTGCTAAGCGAAAGAAGGGTTGTTGGAATGAAATAGGAAAAAATGGGTGTTGAGACAGATACCATGGGCATTACCCTTATCTCTTTCACTTCGACTGCCTTTATTGTTTCTTCACGATTTCATATTCATCCTTCATTCCATTTCCCTCATTCACTTTCGATTTTTGTGTTTCTTCGGTTGAATCCGTAGCTGCCAAGTCTTATTCATCTTCTTGGTCTTGCCACTCCTCGAGAGATTGCTGCATCCTTTCATAATTTTGCTGGATTCCATCAAGTCTTTCTGTCATCCTCAGCAATTTCTCCAAAAACATTTCCACCAACTGTGTTTG
Protein-coding sequences here:
- the LOC109016275 gene encoding probable aldo-keto reductase 1, encoding MAQANDVQIPRVKLGNQGLEVSKLGFGCMGLTGAYNSPLSDEDGISVIKHAFSKGITFFDTADVYGPHTNEILLGKALKQLPREKIQIATKFGIQRPVFSRMVVNGSPEYVRSCCEASLKRLDVEYIDLYYQHRVDTKVPIEETIGELKKLVEEGKVKYIGLSEASPDTIRRAHAIHPITAVQMEWSLWTRDLEEEIIPLCRELGIGIVPYSPLGLGFFAGKGVVETVATNSNLVNHPRFQGENLDKNKTIYTRIESLARKHECTPAQLALAWVLEQGDDVVPIPGTTKIKNLDNNIGSLKVKLTGEALKEISDAVPIEEVAGGRSFINADHLQWKFANTPPKN